The Clostridium septicum genome contains a region encoding:
- a CDS encoding potassium channel family protein produces the protein MANKQFVVLGLGRFGHSVAKTLYALGNDVLAIDMDGDLVQEISDSVTHAVQLDATDENALRSLGLRNFDVAVVTIGSNIQASVMATLLVKELGVKYIIAKGHSDLHAKVLYKIGADRVVLPEKDMGVRVAHNLVSASIVDYIELSPDYSIMEIQALDEWDGKTLDELRLRSKYGINVMAIKNGDEINLTPSAQDKVNAKDVIVAIGSAEDLSKLEGVIVKLN, from the coding sequence ATGGCAAATAAACAATTTGTAGTATTAGGATTAGGAAGATTTGGTCATTCAGTAGCAAAAACTCTATATGCTTTAGGAAATGACGTATTAGCAATAGATATGGATGGAGATTTAGTACAAGAAATCTCAGATAGTGTAACTCATGCAGTTCAATTGGATGCAACAGATGAAAATGCCCTAAGATCTTTAGGATTAAGAAATTTTGATGTTGCAGTAGTTACTATAGGATCAAATATTCAAGCAAGTGTAATGGCAACTTTATTAGTTAAAGAGTTAGGTGTTAAATATATAATAGCTAAGGGTCATAGTGATTTACATGCTAAAGTTTTATATAAAATAGGTGCAGACAGAGTTGTGCTTCCAGAAAAGGATATGGGAGTAAGGGTTGCACACAATTTAGTTTCAGCAAGTATAGTAGACTATATAGAGCTTTCACCAGATTATAGTATTATGGAAATACAAGCATTAGATGAGTGGGACGGAAAAACTCTTGACGAATTAAGACTTAGAAGTAAATATGGAATAAATGTAATGGCTATTAAAAATGGTGATGAAATTAATTTAACACCATCAGCACAAGATAAAGTTAATGCTAAGGATGTAATAGTTGCTATTGGTTCAGCTGAAGACTTAAGTAAATTAGAAGGTGTAATTGTTAAATTAAATTAA
- the rpmI gene encoding 50S ribosomal protein L35 — MPKMKTHRGAAKRFKKTGTGRLKRAKAFKSHILTKKSAKRKRNLRKAAYVSTTQEKAMKKLLPYL, encoded by the coding sequence ATGCCAAAAATGAAGACACATAGAGGTGCAGCAAAAAGATTTAAGAAGACAGGTACTGGAAGACTTAAGAGAGCTAAAGCTTTTAAGAGCCATATCTTAACAAAGAAAAGTGCTAAGAGAAAGAGAAACTTAAGAAAAGCTGCTTATGTTTCAACAACTCAAGAAAAAGCAATGAAGAAATTATTACCATATCTATAA
- a CDS encoding DUF6873 family GME fold protein, producing MFCFIDYRTTKIERENLQRLDFNCIEIPKCKNLYPAIDGHVDIQLNILNIKSKEVIIHKDIDESFKLNLLKQGISYIETNNSLSPKYPNDVLINALILDNYFIHNLKFTDSNLLKTQDNKIKIHVKQGYTKCSCLPINEKALITNDTSIYKELTKNDFDVLLLPPGDISLPGLNYGFIGGTGGMISKNTIAFFGSLDNYLYGEKVKSFLYKYDVYPIYLSEGKLNDRGSLLIL from the coding sequence ATGTTTTGCTTTATAGATTATAGAACTACGAAAATTGAACGTGAAAATCTTCAGCGCTTAGATTTTAATTGTATTGAAATACCTAAATGTAAAAACTTATATCCAGCTATAGATGGTCATGTAGATATACAATTAAATATTTTAAATATAAAATCCAAGGAAGTAATAATACATAAAGATATTGATGAGTCTTTTAAACTAAATCTTTTAAAACAAGGAATTAGCTATATAGAAACTAACAATTCACTTTCTCCTAAATATCCTAATGATGTACTTATAAATGCCTTAATTCTGGATAATTACTTTATACATAATTTAAAATTTACAGACTCTAATCTTTTAAAGACTCAAGATAATAAAATTAAAATACATGTAAAACAAGGTTACACCAAATGCTCATGTCTCCCTATAAATGAAAAAGCACTTATCACTAATGATACATCCATATATAAAGAGCTTACAAAAAATGATTTTGATGTTCTTTTACTTCCACCCGGTGATATCTCTTTGCCTGGTCTAAATTATGGTTTTATAGGTGGAACTGGTGGAATGATTTCTAAAAATACTATAGCCTTTTTTGGAAGCTTAGATAATTATTTATATGGTGAAAAAGTTAAAAGCTTTTTATATAAATATGATGTTTATCCAATATATCTATCAGAAGGAAAGCTTAATGATAGAGGTAGTCTCTTAATACTATAG
- the rplT gene encoding 50S ribosomal protein L20, protein MARVKRAVNARKNHKKVLKLAKGYYGGKSRLFKTANESVIRALRNAYVGRRLKKRDFRRLWIARINAATRMNGLSYSKFINGIKLAGIDMNRKMLSEIAINDPKAFADLVEVAKSQLNK, encoded by the coding sequence ATGGCAAGAGTTAAAAGAGCAGTAAACGCTCGTAAGAATCATAAAAAAGTTTTAAAGCTTGCAAAGGGATATTACGGTGGAAAAAGCAGATTATTTAAGACTGCTAATGAATCAGTAATCAGAGCTTTAAGAAATGCTTACGTTGGAAGAAGATTAAAGAAGAGAGACTTTAGAAGACTTTGGATAGCAAGAATAAATGCTGCTACAAGAATGAATGGTCTTTCATATTCAAAATTCATAAACGGAATCAAATTAGCTGGAATTGATATGAACAGAAAGATGTTATCAGAAATAGCTATAAATGATCCAAAGGCATTTGCTGACTTAGTAGAAGTAGCTAAAAGCCAATTAAACAAGTAA
- the ytxC gene encoding putative sporulation protein YtxC codes for MIVLKLVYNDDLDFIREIQDLRTILKKKDVTIGVVESVELNTHIVKVLCDDDDYNEKIKNIINLYISNILYKIVIEKYKDKEMFDFLIDNYFFLKQEEVLEVEDQIMKVLLCEEAVNDENLVYCMNKMNSVIEKIKECLEENFEINIDGFITFRMKELRGDIENIIDKVIENYMVEKEYKEFVKLLKYFVEIQESKLEEVDIFIKDGGGYLITDHLGNNIFQEFLKELAECKIDNDAKMEDVIISGLITNAPKKIIIHGKENCINNEFLDTIVNVFTDRVKYCEGCNLCSIEKIKF; via the coding sequence ATGATCGTACTAAAGCTTGTATATAATGATGACCTAGATTTTATTAGAGAGATTCAGGATTTAAGGACTATTCTTAAGAAAAAAGACGTAACAATTGGAGTTGTTGAAAGTGTTGAATTAAATACTCATATTGTTAAGGTTCTTTGTGATGACGATGATTATAATGAAAAAATAAAGAACATTATTAATTTATATATAAGTAATATTTTATATAAAATTGTAATTGAAAAATATAAAGATAAGGAAATGTTTGATTTTCTAATAGATAATTATTTTTTCTTAAAACAGGAAGAGGTATTAGAAGTGGAAGATCAAATAATGAAAGTATTGTTGTGTGAAGAAGCTGTAAATGATGAAAATCTTGTTTATTGTATGAATAAAATGAATTCGGTAATAGAAAAGATTAAAGAATGTTTAGAGGAAAACTTTGAAATAAACATAGATGGATTTATTACTTTTAGGATGAAAGAGTTAAGGGGGGATATTGAAAATATTATAGATAAAGTAATAGAAAATTATATGGTAGAAAAAGAGTATAAAGAATTTGTTAAATTATTAAAATACTTTGTAGAAATTCAAGAAAGTAAATTAGAAGAGGTAGATATATTTATAAAAGATGGAGGAGGTTATTTAATAACAGATCATTTGGGAAATAACATATTTCAAGAGTTTTTAAAAGAATTGGCAGAGTGTAAAATAGATAATGATGCAAAAATGGAAGATGTTATAATTAGCGGACTTATAACCAATGCGCCTAAAAAGATTATTATACATGGTAAGGAAAATTGTATTAATAATGAATTTTTAGATACCATAGTTAATGTATTTACTGATAGAGTTAAATATTGTGAAGGTTGTAATCTTTGCAGTATAGAAAAAATAAAATTTTAA
- a CDS encoding DUF368 domain-containing protein translates to MKNLINMLKGMAIGISNIIPGVSGGTMAVVLGIYDKIISSVINFFKDWKKNGLFLAELAIGAAIGILAFSNLITFLLDNYPSQTNLFFIGLILGSAPLIFKKATESQVNKSNYVWFVIAFVLLAIMGIVGEAEGAIKVVSELSIGTIIILLIAGFVAAATMILPGVSGSFILIMIGMYYPIVNAVKEFNIPVLIVVAVGVLLGFITMTKVIETLFNKYPQTVYFIILGLILGSIFGIYSGIGNGFMILVSISDFIIGFLISYMLGKKE, encoded by the coding sequence ATGAAAAATTTAATAAACATGTTAAAGGGGATGGCTATTGGTATTTCTAATATAATACCAGGAGTGAGTGGGGGAACAATGGCAGTAGTTTTAGGGATATATGATAAAATTATATCTTCAGTAATTAACTTTTTCAAAGATTGGAAGAAAAATGGGTTATTTTTAGCTGAATTAGCAATTGGAGCAGCTATTGGAATATTAGCATTTAGCAATTTAATAACATTTTTATTAGATAACTATCCTTCCCAAACAAATCTATTTTTTATAGGTCTTATATTAGGAAGTGCACCTTTAATATTTAAAAAGGCTACAGAAAGCCAAGTAAACAAATCAAACTATGTTTGGTTTGTTATAGCATTTGTTTTATTAGCTATAATGGGAATTGTGGGAGAGGCAGAAGGTGCTATTAAAGTTGTATCAGAACTTTCAATTGGAACTATAATAATATTACTTATAGCTGGATTTGTAGCAGCTGCAACAATGATTTTGCCAGGAGTTAGTGGATCATTTATATTAATTATGATAGGTATGTATTATCCAATAGTAAATGCTGTAAAAGAATTTAATATTCCTGTTTTAATAGTAGTTGCAGTGGGAGTTTTATTAGGTTTTATTACAATGACTAAAGTTATTGAAACATTATTTAATAAATATCCACAAACAGTATATTTTATAATACTAGGTCTTATACTAGGTTCTATTTTTGGAATATATAGTGGTATTGGAAATGGGTTTATGATATTAGTGTCTATTAGTGATTTTATAATAGGTTTTTTAATATCATATATGTTAGGAAAAAAAGAATAA
- a CDS encoding TrkH family potassium uptake protein: protein MRFKLKKKIKLNGVQILALGFLSFILLGGIILSLPISSASKESTNFLDALFTSTSAVCVTGLVTLNTSAHWSTFGQTIIMMLIEIGGLGFMSFTTLIAIMIGKKITLRERLVMQEAMNTFNLQGLVSMVRYVFGFTFAVQLFGALLMSTQFIPQYGLKTGIFYSIFHSISAFCNAGFDLFGNSLVGYSSNVVIILVISALIIISGIGFTVWLEIYHYKSGKKLTVHAKIVILMTLVLIFGGTILMFIFEIRNPATLGSMNFKDKVLNAFFASVSPRTAGFNSVPLADMTMAGKFLTILLMFIGGSPGSTAGGLKTSTFGIIILTVISVIKGREDTEVFGRRFSKELVYKAFALLFIGVGLIIVVTMMLSYTEVGATFMDLLYETTSAFGTVGLTTGLTPNLSKIGKVLIMLMMYFGRVGPLTVALALTRRRKKSGYKYPEGKILIG from the coding sequence ATGCGGTTTAAATTAAAGAAAAAGATAAAATTAAATGGAGTACAAATTTTAGCATTAGGTTTTTTAAGTTTTATTTTATTAGGTGGTATTATTTTATCCTTACCAATTTCATCAGCTAGTAAAGAAAGCACTAATTTTCTTGATGCATTATTTACATCAACTTCAGCAGTTTGTGTTACTGGTCTTGTAACATTAAATACTAGCGCTCATTGGAGTACTTTTGGTCAAACTATTATAATGATGTTAATTGAAATTGGTGGTTTAGGATTTATGTCCTTTACTACTTTAATTGCAATTATGATAGGAAAAAAGATTACATTAAGAGAAAGATTAGTAATGCAAGAGGCTATGAATACATTTAACCTTCAAGGGCTTGTTAGTATGGTTAGATATGTATTTGGATTTACTTTTGCAGTTCAGCTTTTTGGAGCTCTTTTAATGTCAACACAGTTTATACCACAGTATGGATTAAAGACAGGGATATTTTATAGCATATTTCATTCCATTTCAGCCTTTTGTAATGCTGGGTTTGATTTATTTGGGAATAGTCTAGTTGGATATTCTAGTAATGTAGTTATAATATTAGTTATAAGTGCATTAATAATTATCAGTGGTATAGGATTTACTGTTTGGCTTGAAATATATCACTATAAAAGTGGGAAAAAATTAACAGTACATGCTAAGATTGTAATATTAATGACTTTAGTACTTATATTTGGCGGAACAATATTAATGTTTATATTTGAAATTAGAAATCCTGCTACATTAGGAAGTATGAATTTTAAAGATAAAGTATTAAACGCTTTTTTTGCATCTGTAAGCCCGAGAACAGCAGGTTTTAATAGTGTTCCACTTGCAGATATGACAATGGCAGGTAAATTCTTAACTATTTTACTTATGTTTATTGGAGGATCACCAGGCTCAACAGCAGGGGGATTAAAAACATCAACATTTGGTATAATAATCTTAACTGTAATTTCTGTTATAAAGGGAAGAGAAGATACTGAGGTGTTTGGAAGACGCTTTTCTAAAGAGTTAGTATATAAAGCATTTGCTTTGTTATTTATAGGTGTTGGATTAATAATAGTAGTAACTATGATGTTATCTTATACAGAAGTAGGAGCAACATTTATGGACTTACTATATGAGACAACTTCTGCCTTTGGAACAGTAGGATTAACTACGGGGTTGACTCCTAACTTAAGTAAGATAGGTAAAGTATTAATTATGTTAATGATGTATTTCGGAAGAGTTGGTCCATTAACAGTAGCATTAGCATTAACAAGAAGAAGAAAGAAATCAGGGTATAAATATCCAGAAGGAAAGATTTTAATTGGTTAG
- the pheT gene encoding phenylalanine--tRNA ligase subunit beta: MKVPFNWLKDYVEVNIDAKELGDKLTLSGSAVEEVIIQGDTIQNVVTCKIVDITQHPDADKLKICQVDIGAEETIQIVTAATNMKEQDIVPVALHKSILADGTEIKKGKLRGIVSNGMFCSEEELGIAGDEPVHGLMILPQDAPVGMDIKKYLGLNKAILDFEITSNRPDCLSILGMARETAATIRSTYKMPNFTYVVKNSANINDELKVEVKDDLCRRYMARGVKNVKVAPSPSWMQERLLEAGVRPINNIVDITNFVMLELGEPMHAFDKREIKSNKIVVSRANQGEKFTTLDEIERELDESFLCIKDDNNTIALAGIMGGLNSEIKEDTKEVVFECANFDGTNIRVNAKKLNLRTESSSRFEKDIDPNLAALALDRACALIEELECGEIMEGTIDIYNNKKEIGSIKVDSNWINTFLGTDISKEEMKRCLDSLDLDTAIEGENLIVTIPTFRIDIAIKEDIAEEIARIYGYDNIPTTIFKVSTEREPKYKSELLTENVIDTMISSGLNQSISYSFVSPKVFDKIKLPMDSELRNVVKIKNPLGEDYSVMRTTTIHSMMESLGRNYSRNNDYVRLFEVGKVYIPNEDETKLPKERNVLTIGIYGECDYLHIKGIVENVIDGLGVTKVSYVRESENPSYHPGKTAALMVGKSKAGVLGEIHPDVTEEYGVDIDCYIAELDLDVLFDNAEVTKSYKPLPKFPAVTRDIALLVNDEVLVQEIEDTIRKAGGNLVEKVKLFDIYKGAQIPEGKKSIAYAIAYRDEKKTLTDKDVNKVHDKILRSLEYKLGATLR; this comes from the coding sequence ATGAAGGTACCATTTAATTGGTTAAAAGATTATGTAGAAGTAAATATAGATGCAAAAGAATTAGGAGATAAATTAACTTTATCAGGTTCAGCAGTAGAAGAGGTAATAATACAAGGAGATACAATTCAAAATGTTGTAACTTGTAAAATTGTAGATATAACTCAGCATCCAGATGCAGATAAATTAAAGATATGCCAAGTTGATATAGGAGCTGAAGAAACTATACAAATAGTTACAGCTGCAACAAATATGAAGGAGCAGGATATAGTACCTGTAGCTCTTCATAAGTCAATACTTGCAGATGGAACAGAAATTAAAAAAGGCAAACTAAGAGGTATAGTTTCAAATGGTATGTTCTGCTCAGAAGAGGAGCTTGGAATAGCTGGAGATGAACCAGTACATGGTTTAATGATTTTACCACAAGATGCTCCTGTAGGTATGGATATTAAAAAGTATTTAGGCCTTAATAAGGCAATCTTAGATTTTGAAATAACATCAAATAGACCTGATTGTTTAAGTATTTTAGGAATGGCAAGAGAAACAGCTGCTACAATAAGATCCACTTATAAGATGCCAAACTTTACTTATGTTGTTAAAAATTCAGCTAATATTAATGATGAATTAAAAGTAGAAGTTAAAGATGACCTATGCAGAAGATATATGGCAAGAGGAGTTAAGAATGTAAAGGTAGCTCCATCACCATCATGGATGCAAGAAAGACTTTTAGAAGCTGGAGTTAGGCCTATAAACAATATAGTAGACATAACTAATTTCGTTATGCTTGAATTAGGGGAACCAATGCATGCTTTTGACAAGAGAGAAATAAAAAGCAATAAGATAGTTGTTTCTAGAGCTAATCAAGGAGAAAAGTTTACAACTTTAGATGAAATAGAAAGAGAATTAGATGAAAGCTTTTTATGTATAAAAGATGATAATAATACAATAGCTTTAGCTGGAATAATGGGTGGATTAAACTCAGAAATAAAGGAAGATACTAAAGAGGTTGTATTTGAATGTGCAAACTTTGATGGTACTAATATAAGAGTTAATGCAAAGAAATTAAATTTAAGAACCGAAAGTTCATCAAGATTTGAAAAAGATATAGATCCAAACTTAGCTGCTTTAGCTTTAGACAGAGCTTGTGCTTTAATTGAAGAATTAGAGTGCGGTGAAATAATGGAAGGCACAATTGATATATATAATAATAAAAAAGAAATTGGAAGTATAAAAGTAGATTCAAATTGGATAAATACTTTCTTAGGAACAGATATATCTAAGGAAGAAATGAAAAGATGCTTAGATTCTTTAGATTTAGATACAGCTATAGAAGGAGAAAATCTAATTGTAACTATTCCAACATTTAGAATTGATATAGCAATTAAAGAAGATATAGCAGAAGAAATAGCAAGAATATATGGATATGATAACATTCCTACAACTATATTTAAGGTTTCAACAGAAAGAGAGCCTAAATATAAAAGTGAATTATTAACAGAAAATGTAATAGATACTATGATTTCAAGTGGACTTAATCAATCAATAAGTTATTCATTTGTTTCACCAAAGGTTTTTGATAAAATTAAGCTACCTATGGATAGTGAACTTAGAAATGTAGTTAAAATTAAAAATCCACTTGGAGAAGATTACTCTGTAATGAGAACTACAACTATTCATTCTATGATGGAATCTTTAGGTAGAAATTATTCAAGAAATAATGATTATGTAAGATTATTTGAAGTTGGAAAGGTGTATATTCCAAATGAAGATGAAACTAAATTACCTAAAGAAAGAAATGTATTAACTATAGGAATATATGGTGAATGTGATTATTTACACATTAAAGGAATAGTAGAGAATGTTATAGATGGACTTGGTGTAACTAAAGTTTCATATGTAAGAGAATCTGAAAATCCAAGTTATCATCCAGGAAAGACAGCAGCATTAATGGTAGGAAAATCTAAAGCAGGTGTTTTAGGAGAAATTCATCCAGATGTAACTGAAGAATATGGGGTAGATATAGATTGCTATATAGCTGAGTTAGATTTAGATGTTTTATTTGACAATGCAGAAGTTACAAAGAGTTATAAACCTCTTCCAAAGTTCCCGGCAGTAACAAGAGATATTGCGTTATTGGTTAATGATGAAGTCTTAGTTCAAGAAATAGAAGATACAATAAGAAAAGCTGGAGGAAATCTAGTTGAAAAAGTAAAGTTATTTGATATTTATAAAGGAGCTCAAATACCAGAAGGTAAAAAGAGTATAGCTTATGCAATAGCATATAGAGATGAGAAAAAGACATTAACTGATAAAGATGTAAATAAAGTTCATGATAAAATATTAAGAAGTCTTGAATATAAATTAGGTGCAACTTTAAGATAA
- the infC gene encoding translation initiation factor IF-3, which translates to MNNINKNYSVNENIREKEVRVIDSDGSQLGVIATTEALKIAEERELDLVMISPSAKPPVCKVMDLGKFIYEQSKKEKEAKKKQKITSVKEVRCSLNIEEHDIAIKAKNARKFLLDGDKVKVTVRFRGREAELGHLGKKILDNFASKLEDVCIVEKSAKQEGRNMTMILGPKKA; encoded by the coding sequence GTGAATAATATTAATAAAAATTATTCTGTTAATGAAAATATAAGAGAGAAAGAAGTAAGAGTTATAGATTCAGATGGAAGTCAATTAGGAGTTATAGCGACTACTGAAGCTCTTAAGATTGCTGAGGAGAGAGAATTAGATTTGGTAATGATTTCTCCAAGTGCTAAGCCACCAGTATGCAAAGTAATGGATTTAGGTAAGTTTATATATGAGCAATCTAAAAAAGAAAAAGAAGCCAAAAAGAAACAAAAAATTACTAGTGTTAAAGAAGTGAGATGTAGTCTTAACATCGAAGAACACGATATAGCAATTAAAGCTAAAAATGCTAGAAAGTTCCTATTAGACGGGGATAAGGTTAAAGTTACTGTTAGATTTAGAGGTAGAGAAGCAGAATTAGGACATCTAGGCAAGAAAATCCTTGATAATTTTGCTTCAAAACTAGAAGATGTTTGCATAGTTGAAAAGTCAGCTAAGCAAGAAGGAAGAAATATGACAATGATTTTAGGCCCTAAAAAAGCATAA
- a CDS encoding TrmH family RNA methyltransferase produces MIYIESKDNALFKATKKLKEKKNRNKEGKYIIEGFRLIEEAFKANMQVEYIILSEESQNKLNEYLSEYIDKNSKIYVLSGNLISQLTSTEHPQGVVAVVKNREMPKEINGDFYLLCDKVQDPGNLGTIIRTAHAAGVDGIILTKGTVDIYNDKTIRSTMGSIFYVPIIYEDENLNFLNKLRNEGFSLVSTSLEESKDFFKEDLRGKVILSVGNEGNGISEEIFSLSDKKVKIPMPGGAESLNVAVATSIILFEKVRQNLQ; encoded by the coding sequence TTGATTTATATAGAAAGTAAGGATAATGCTTTATTTAAAGCAACTAAGAAGTTAAAAGAAAAGAAAAATAGAAATAAAGAAGGTAAATATATAATCGAAGGGTTTAGGCTTATAGAAGAAGCTTTTAAAGCTAATATGCAGGTTGAATATATTATTCTATCAGAAGAATCACAAAATAAGTTAAATGAATATTTAAGTGAATATATTGATAAAAATAGTAAAATATATGTTCTTAGTGGGAATCTAATATCACAACTTACTTCTACAGAGCATCCTCAAGGTGTTGTTGCAGTAGTAAAGAATAGAGAAATGCCTAAGGAAATAAATGGTGATTTCTACCTTTTATGTGACAAGGTTCAAGATCCAGGTAACTTAGGAACTATTATAAGAACAGCTCATGCAGCAGGAGTAGATGGAATAATATTAACTAAAGGCACAGTAGATATATATAATGATAAAACTATAAGATCAACTATGGGTTCTATCTTTTATGTACCAATAATATATGAAGATGAAAATTTAAATTTTTTAAATAAGTTAAGAAATGAAGGTTTTAGTCTTGTTTCAACATCTTTAGAAGAATCAAAAGATTTTTTTAAGGAAGATTTAAGAGGAAAAGTAATTTTATCAGTTGGAAATGAAGGAAATGGTATAAGTGAAGAAATATTTTCTTTATCAGATAAGAAAGTGAAAATTCCTATGCCTGGTGGTGCTGAATCGTTAAATGTTGCAGTTGCCACATCTATAATATTGTTTGAAAAGGTTAGACAAAACTTACAATAA
- the pheS gene encoding phenylalanine--tRNA ligase subunit alpha: protein MQEKLIAIKEAAFKELQEVNSSVVLEEIRVKYLGKKGELTTILRGMGALSAEERPVVGKLVNVIKKEVEDKIEETSKGIKEKEKNAKLASEVIDISLPGKKNVIGKRHPLDLTLESMKNIFISMGFTVEEGPEVELDHYNFEALNIPKNHPARSEQDTFYINDNLVLRTQTSPVQIRVMEDQQPPIKMIAPGKVYRSDAVDATHSPIFYQMEGLVIDKGVTFADLKGTLELFAKKMFGDKVKTKFRPHHFPFTEPSAEMDATCFVCQGEGCRVCKGSGWIELLGCGMVHPQVLRNCGIDPEVYSGFAFGFGVDRMVMLKYGIDDIRLLYESDMRFLNQF from the coding sequence ATGCAAGAAAAACTAATAGCAATTAAAGAAGCTGCATTTAAAGAGTTACAAGAAGTTAATAGTAGTGTAGTACTTGAAGAAATTAGAGTTAAGTATTTAGGTAAAAAGGGAGAATTAACTACTATATTAAGAGGCATGGGAGCTTTATCAGCTGAAGAAAGACCAGTTGTAGGTAAACTTGTAAATGTTATTAAAAAAGAAGTAGAGGATAAAATTGAAGAAACTTCAAAAGGAATTAAGGAAAAAGAAAAGAATGCTAAGTTAGCATCAGAGGTAATAGATATATCTCTTCCAGGTAAAAAAAATGTTATAGGTAAAAGACATCCATTAGATTTAACATTAGAAAGTATGAAGAATATATTTATTTCAATGGGATTCACAGTAGAAGAAGGTCCAGAAGTAGAGCTAGATCATTATAACTTTGAAGCTTTAAATATACCTAAGAATCATCCAGCAAGAAGTGAACAAGATACTTTCTACATAAATGATAATTTAGTATTAAGAACTCAAACTTCACCGGTTCAAATAAGAGTAATGGAAGATCAACAACCGCCGATAAAGATGATTGCACCAGGTAAAGTATATAGATCAGATGCCGTTGATGCAACACACTCACCAATTTTCTATCAAATGGAAGGGTTAGTTATAGATAAGGGAGTAACTTTTGCAGATCTTAAAGGTACTTTAGAATTATTTGCAAAGAAAATGTTCGGAGATAAGGTTAAAACTAAATTTAGACCTCATCACTTTCCATTTACAGAACCTTCAGCAGAAATGGATGCAACATGTTTTGTATGTCAAGGTGAAGGTTGTAGAGTATGTAAAGGTAGTGGTTGGATAGAACTATTAGGTTGTGGTATGGTTCATCCTCAAGTTTTAAGAAATTGTGGAATAGATCCTGAGGTTTATAGTGGTTTTGCTTTTGGATTTGGTGTAGATAGAATGGTTATGCTTAAGTATGGAATAGATGATATTAGATTATTATACGAAAGTGATATGAGATTCTTAAATCAATTTTAG
- a CDS encoding HDIG domain-containing metalloprotein, translating into MNDEEVFKKLDNILKCEEFPSYFINSIRNDKEFKESKFNILNKLEGIEQEKRFHPEGNVWNHTCMVTDKAAEVSNFADDKRSFMWAALLHDVGKVTNTKWIRGRWRSYDHDTAGANIVRDILSLVSSDKRFNLRVETLVKFHMHHIYIDKNLPFGDMKGLIDTNNIKDLMLIFTCDKLGRGNKDTKDRKNIFCELKSILGKIEKEANCQYKDIKEILSYIERKECSLKEIF; encoded by the coding sequence ATGAATGATGAAGAAGTTTTTAAAAAATTAGATAATATTTTAAAATGTGAAGAATTTCCATCATATTTTATTAATTCAATTAGAAATGATAAAGAATTTAAAGAAAGCAAATTCAATATATTAAATAAGTTAGAAGGGATAGAACAAGAAAAAAGGTTTCATCCAGAAGGAAATGTATGGAATCATACATGTATGGTTACAGATAAAGCAGCAGAAGTTTCAAATTTTGCTGATGATAAAAGGAGTTTTATGTGGGCAGCTCTTTTACATGATGTAGGTAAGGTAACAAACACAAAATGGATTAGAGGAAGATGGAGATCTTATGATCATGATACAGCAGGCGCTAACATAGTAAGAGATATACTTTCATTAGTATCAAGTGATAAAAGGTTTAATTTAAGGGTAGAGACGTTAGTTAAATTTCATATGCATCATATTTATATAGATAAGAACTTACCTTTTGGAGATATGAAAGGACTTATTGATACTAATAATATAAAAGATTTAATGCTTATATTTACTTGTGATAAATTAGGAAGAGGTAATAAAGACACAAAAGATAGAAAAAATATCTTTTGTGAACTTAAATCAATATTAGGAAAAATAGAAAAAGAGGCTAATTGTCAATATAAAGATATAAAAGAAATTTTATCTTATATAGAAAGAAAAGAATGTAGTTTAAAAGAAATATTTTAG